The Fictibacillus phosphorivorans genomic sequence AGTACCCAATCAAGACAAGTGACAAAATAAATCCAACCATTCCATGCTCATAAAGTACGTCGATGTAAACATTGTTAGATGTTACATATACCTTATGAATATCGTCTGGGAAGTATTGCGTGATATTTAAATATTTGAACGAACCTGGACCCATACCAAACATCATCTGAAATAAGGTTTGAGCATGATGAATAATCCAGACGAAAGGCATGAGTAGCAAGAAGAGTCTTTCGTGTTCTTGCATATCAAAGACAGTATCAAGTCTTCCAATAACTGGACCTACGAATTCTAACAGAAGATTCATATTCACTAGACCTACTAACACGATAAGTCCGACCAATCCAGCTAACGCATACAAAACCTTTTTCTTAAACGGATTATGTGTCGTGAAGATCAAAAGTAGAAATCCACAAAAAACTAAAAAGAAGTTTAAATAGCCTCCCAATGAAAATGAGAACAATAGTATAAAGAGAGCAGGCAAGAAACTCCAAAGAACATACTTTTTAAGAGAGCTGAACACAAGGGCACCGATTAATAACCCATCAATAACGAAAGGCACCATATAACTTGGTTCTGATGCAAAGGATGTTAATCGAAAATCAAAGAATAACTTCGCTCCCCCACCCACACTGTGTACATAAGAGCGAGTCTGCATATCAAACATAGGTACTCCAATTGTTAAGTGAAGGAGCTGCCAAAAACCGATTAACAATAAAAAAGAAACACCTATCCAATACGTTAGTATATATTTATGTAATCGTTCTGCATTCATTTTTTGGATTAATGGTACAAGACTGATAATCAAAACAAAGAATAATCCAAAGTTAATAATACGAGCAGGAAAATCACCTTTAAAGTATTGACTATAAAAATAGCTATCAATAGCAAAATAATTATAAACAGCACTTAAAGTAGCTAACATGACCGGTAGAAAAAAGCAGACAAGAACAATTAGCAAGTTTTTATCTAATTGCTGATTAAACACGAGCGGTAATTTTGAAGTTGTTCTTATGTAATAAGCCATAAACGCAATAGAAATAATAAGCGTCAATAATACTGAAGTTGGTATAGGTCCAGTAAGTGCTCTAAAATCTTCTGATACAGAAAACGGAATTAAGAAAATATACAGGTAAAAAATCCAGTCAATCCATTTGTCAAAGCTAGAAGTTTTCATAATGAATGATCCTCTCATAATAAATCTATCTCTATTGTAACGAAAAAAATGGTAATACATACATTTTTTCATCGAGAAAACGCTCCTATCTTGATGATAGAAGCGCTTCTTTTTGTTCATTATCTTGCACCGTCACCCGTAAATACGACTCGAATGGTACTTAACAAGATTTTTATATCCATCGCAATGCTGATATTACGGATGTAATACTTATCAAGATGTAGCTTTTCTTTAGCAGAAATATCATATCCACCATTCACTTGCGCCCATCCTGTCAATCCTGGTTTAACTAGTAAGCGATCTTTAAAATCCGGAATATCTTTAGAGAACTCTTCAACAAACATAGGACGTTCAGGACGAGGACCAACGAAACTCATGTCTCCACGCAGCACATTAATTAACTGTGGTAATTCATCAATACGAGTTGCTCGGATGAACTTACCTACTTTAGTAACACGTGAGTCGTTCTTTTGTGCCCATTGTGGACCGTTACACTCTGCATCTGTGTACATAGAACGTAATTTGATCACGTTAAATACTTTACCATTAAGTCCACAGCGTTCTTGGAAATACAGTGCAGATCCTTTGGATTCTATTCGAATGGCGATCATTGTAATTAGTACAATGATTGCAGCTGGTATGCTTAATAGTAAGACGGCCATTAAATCAATTAAACGTTTAGTAAAAAGAAACGTTGAGTCATTGATTTTAGAGTACTCTGCTATTTTATTTGTGTCAGCTTGTTGTGTATAGGAATTATAATAATTGTTTGTTTCAGCGCGATTCATTGCCACTAACATTCACCTCATAGTTTCTTTCAATGATGACTATATAAACCATTTCATATCATATCACACAACTTTCGTGTGTACATATGTTTTTTTTGTCAATTTTTTGTAAATCTTTCCTTGATCCTTTTCAAGGCGATACTCACTTTTTCGACTTTTTTCGAGTCTTTCTGGGTATACCTTCGTTGTGAATTTATTCCTTTACATACGATTCTTTACGACTGAAGTATAAATCCCCTGTTTATAAGGGATTCAAACGCAAAGGTTTATTGGATTTACAAATTCTTAATAAAACATGATGTCTTCAATTACATTGTTGCCTTGCTTTCCAGAGGTGATTGATACGCACTACAGAATGCTCGCTTTCCATGAGGCTAACGGTTGAGGGCGCATACCTCTTGCACATAGGTACGGCAACCTTAAGCCACTAGAAAGTCTGTTGTTAGTTGCTTTAATTTTTTTAAATTCCTTCTTTGACTGTTGATTGGAGTGGAGGGTGCGAGACTCCTGCGGGACAGGCGGGCAGGTGAGACACTTATACGGAATCGTATGAATGTGGCTCACCGCCTGCCCCGCGGAAAGCGAGCAACCCGGAATGGAAATCAACTACTTTCGTCAAACAACTATGAATACGAAAACAGCCCTAAGAAAAAAGCATAAAAAAAGATGCTAATAAAGCTGAGCTTTACTAGCATCTCGTTTCATTTATTTGATTGTTGGACGACCGATTGAAGCATAATAGAAGCCGGAATTTTTCATATCATCTAACTTGTAGATGTTTCGGCCATCAATAATAATCGGTTCGTTAACTAATTCTTTTACTTTCGAAAGATCCATCTTTTTCACTTCATCCCACTCCGTTAAGATGATAACGGCATCGCTATCTTTAATGGTCTCATAAAGATCTGTAGAATATTGCAGTCCTTCGATCTCTTTCGCTGCGTTTTCATAAGCGATCGGATCATAAGCGATTACTTCAGCACCTTTGTTCTTGAAGTACGGAATAAGATCAATGGAAGGCGCATAACGCATATCGTCTGTATTTGGCTTGAACGCCAGCCCTAGAACGGCAAGTTTCTTACCTTCAAGATCAGGGTAGATTTCGTTCACTTTATCAGCAATTCTCATTCTTTGCTTTCCGTTAACTTCTTCTACAGCTTTAAGGATGCTGAGGTCTTCCCCAACTTCTCTTCCGATGTGGATAAGAGCACTTGTGTCTTTCGGGAAACATGAACCACCGTATCCAATACCAGCTTGTAAGAAATGCTTTCCAATTCTCTTATCAAGGCCCATACCTTCAGCAACTTTGATAACGTCTGCTCCAAAATGTTCGCTTAGGTTAGCGATTTCGTTGATGAAACTGATTTTTGTAGCTAGGAATGCATTGGAAGCATATTTAATCATTTCTGACGTCTCAACGTTTGTTACAACAACTTCTGTGTTAAATGGCTCATGAAGCTTAGTAAGAACTTCTTCTGCTCGCTTAGACTCTACTCCAATAACAGCTCGATCCATATTCATTGTATCGTATACCGCTGAACCTTCTCTGAGGAACTCTGGGTTAGAAGCAACATCAAATTCATACTTACCATGTGAATACTCACTAATGATGCTCTTCACACGTTGTCCCGTACCTACTGGAACCGTACTTTTTGTAACAATAACTTTATAACCGTTTAAGTTTTCTCCGATCGAAACCGCAACATTTTCTACATATTCTAAGTTTGCTTCTCCAGATGGTGCCTGCGGAGTTCCAACAGCGATAATGACTACTTCTGCATCCTTCATACCTTCAGCCAAGTTGGTTGAAAAGTGAAGACGTTCTTCTTCAATATTTTTTAACACCAATTCCTTTAAACCAGGCTCATAGATCGGTATGATTCCTTGTTTAAGGCGTTCGATCTTTTCTTCATCTAAATCGATACAGGTAACCTTGTTTCCGATTTCACTAAAACAAGTTCCTGACACTAGTCCGACATACCCTGTTCCAATAACACAAATATTCATTCTTCCACTCCCCAAAATATACAATTATGAACGTTCTTTTACTACTTGTCTCAGCCAATTAAGCAAAGGCTCTCCAATATCTTCTCTCTCTAAGGCGAATTCTACGGTCGCTTGAACAAAGCCGTATTTATCCCCTATATCATAGCGTTTACCTTCAAACAGATATGCAAACACTTCTTGAATTCCATTTAATTCCTGCAACGCATCTGTAAGCTGAATCTCATTCCCTTTTCCAGGCTTTAAATGCTCCAGAATGTCTAAGATCTCAGGCGTTAACACATATCTTCCCATAATAGCCAAGTTAGACGGCGCTTCTTCAATCGAAGGCTTCTCCACAAGGCTTTTCACTTTATATAGTCCATTACCAGAGTTGAACGAATTGTCGTATTCTACAACTCCATATTTAGAAACATCTTTCGTCGGTACTTCTTGAACACCGATTACTGAAGAGTTGCGTGCTTCAAATTCTTGAATAAGTTGTTTTAGACAAGGCTTTTGCGCGCGAACAATATCATCACCAAGCATAACTGCAAATGGATCATTACCGATAAATTTACGTGCACACCAAATAGCATGTCCAAGCCCTTTTGGTTCTTTTTGACGAATATAGTGAATATCAGCCATATTCGAGATCTTCTGAATACGAGCTAACTCTTCATCCTTTCCTTTTTCCTTCAATGTTTCTTCCAGTTCAAGAGATTTATCGAAGTGATCTTCAATCGCACGCTTTCCTCTTCCAGTTACGATCAGGATGTCTTCAATACCTGCATCCACAGCTTCTTCAATAATGTATTGTATCGTTGGTGTATCCACGATTGGCAGCATTTCTTTTGGTTGTGCTTTTGTTGCTGGTAAGAATCTTGTACCTAATCCTGCAGCGGGTATTATCGCTTTTTTTACTTTCATAATTTTCCACTCCTGTTTTTAAAGGATTCTATCTCTGATTTCATAGTAGTCGCCGATTATCTTGATTTTTTGACAGCATTATAAGCGTAATTTACAAAACACCAAGCTGAGTAAGGTAAACTTAATTTTTCGATATTTCTATAAACAGCCCATGTTTTTTTAGCAGCCTTAACTTTGTTGCTCGAAATCGATCCTTCTACTTTTCGATAGCAAGACAAAGGAACTTGTAAGCCGTATGCCGTATAGCCATCTTTAAGAATGGATAGCCACAAAGCAAAATCTTGCCGAGTACGAATGTTTGGCATCTTATATTTTCCTATTTTTTCAATATTC encodes the following:
- a CDS encoding UDP-glucose dehydrogenase family protein, producing the protein MNICVIGTGYVGLVSGTCFSEIGNKVTCIDLDEEKIERLKQGIIPIYEPGLKELVLKNIEEERLHFSTNLAEGMKDAEVVIIAVGTPQAPSGEANLEYVENVAVSIGENLNGYKVIVTKSTVPVGTGQRVKSIISEYSHGKYEFDVASNPEFLREGSAVYDTMNMDRAVIGVESKRAEEVLTKLHEPFNTEVVVTNVETSEMIKYASNAFLATKISFINEIANLSEHFGADVIKVAEGMGLDKRIGKHFLQAGIGYGGSCFPKDTSALIHIGREVGEDLSILKAVEEVNGKQRMRIADKVNEIYPDLEGKKLAVLGLAFKPNTDDMRYAPSIDLIPYFKNKGAEVIAYDPIAYENAAKEIEGLQYSTDLYETIKDSDAVIILTEWDEVKKMDLSKVKELVNEPIIIDGRNIYKLDDMKNSGFYYASIGRPTIK
- a CDS encoding O-antigen ligase family protein; the encoded protein is MKTSSFDKWIDWIFYLYIFLIPFSVSEDFRALTGPIPTSVLLTLIISIAFMAYYIRTTSKLPLVFNQQLDKNLLIVLVCFFLPVMLATLSAVYNYFAIDSYFYSQYFKGDFPARIINFGLFFVLIISLVPLIQKMNAERLHKYILTYWIGVSFLLLIGFWQLLHLTIGVPMFDMQTRSYVHSVGGGAKLFFDFRLTSFASEPSYMVPFVIDGLLIGALVFSSLKKYVLWSFLPALFILLFSFSLGGYLNFFLVFCGFLLLIFTTHNPFKKKVLYALAGLVGLIVLVGLVNMNLLLEFVGPVIGRLDTVFDMQEHERLFLLLMPFVWIIHHAQTLFQMMFGMGPGSFKYLNITQYFPDDIHKVYVTSNNVYIDVLYEHGMVGFILSLVLIGYFLWYFFKRRNEGKYAQMGFLITLHLSITSLYRADFTSPRFWMLFIILFILIHLLSLKKQEKA
- a CDS encoding sugar transferase — its product is MNRAETNNYYNSYTQQADTNKIAEYSKINDSTFLFTKRLIDLMAVLLLSIPAAIIVLITMIAIRIESKGSALYFQERCGLNGKVFNVIKLRSMYTDAECNGPQWAQKNDSRVTKVGKFIRATRIDELPQLINVLRGDMSFVGPRPERPMFVEEFSKDIPDFKDRLLVKPGLTGWAQVNGGYDISAKEKLHLDKYYIRNISIAMDIKILLSTIRVVFTGDGAR
- the galU gene encoding UTP--glucose-1-phosphate uridylyltransferase GalU, translated to MKVKKAIIPAAGLGTRFLPATKAQPKEMLPIVDTPTIQYIIEEAVDAGIEDILIVTGRGKRAIEDHFDKSLELEETLKEKGKDEELARIQKISNMADIHYIRQKEPKGLGHAIWCARKFIGNDPFAVMLGDDIVRAQKPCLKQLIQEFEARNSSVIGVQEVPTKDVSKYGVVEYDNSFNSGNGLYKVKSLVEKPSIEEAPSNLAIMGRYVLTPEILDILEHLKPGKGNEIQLTDALQELNGIQEVFAYLFEGKRYDIGDKYGFVQATVEFALEREDIGEPLLNWLRQVVKERS